In Notolabrus celidotus isolate fNotCel1 chromosome 22, fNotCel1.pri, whole genome shotgun sequence, one genomic interval encodes:
- the LOC117805874 gene encoding uncharacterized protein LOC117805874, which yields MGSGTSRGKRVAPADVSEVNVAKKAATSPKQDSRAFKPLKIHAILRNARNRAQPDSHSEGHDSDFSREDEDIDAELDTLLAEYEERERASMKKNPPKRTVIKSKTYGLCHFGQEDEEEFGSAPVESDAETRGSHGGSRDINKRNNDAFTHFKKRTSASHSQKNGFLTRGALLEAVPTPGQQLTLGSCHSSSLTMPVILYDGSEEELMDTIEREFS from the exons ATGGGCAGCGGGACAAGCAGAGGGAAGAGAGTAGCACCTGCGGATGTCAGCGAGGTGAACGTGGCCAAGAAAGCCGCCACTTCACCCAAACAGGACAGCCGTGCGTTTAAGCCGCTAAAAATCCATGCAATTTTACGCAACGCGCGCAACCGTGCGCAACCGGACAGCCACAGTGAAGGACATGACTCTGACTTCTCCAGGGAGGATGAGGATATCGATGCAGAGCTGGACACATTGCTAGCAGAATATGAGGAGCGAGAGAGGGCATCCATGAAGAAAAATCCCCCTAAGAGGACTGTCATCAAGTCCAAAACATACGGACTGTGTCACTTTGGtcaagaggatgaagaggagttcGGCTCAGCTCCTGTCGAGTCAGACGCGGAGACACGTGGCTCACACGGCGGATCAAGAGACATAAACAAGAGGAACAATGATGCttttacacactttaaaaaacgCACATCTGCGTCCCACAGCCAGAAAAAT GGCTTTCTGACGAGAGGGGCTTTGTTGGAAGCTGTTCCCACACCAGGACAACAATT GACGCTTGGCAGCTGCCACAGCTCCTCTCTCACCATGCCAGTCATCCTGTACGATGGATCAGAAGAAGAGCTGATGGACACTATTGAGAGAGAGTTTAGTTGA